The Deltaproteobacteria bacterium sequence TATCTGGTCACGGCGCAGGCGATTCGGGAGGCGGCGGAAGAACTCGGTCTCCCCGAACCGGAAATCGGCGGACCTTACACCGCGCTTCTCCTTGGCCCCATCGTCGAAACCGACGAGGACGAACAACCGATCCTTGACGAAGACGGAAACGAAAAGACCATTCTGGCATCCGCCTGGTTTGTCAAACTTGTCGAGGAATGCGCCGTCGGCGATCCCCTTCCCTGGTTTTGTGGCGGCGTCCGGCCGAATTCCTGGCGGGATTATGTCAATTTTATCTCCTCCGAACATTACTATTGGAACCGGTGGGATGAACTCCAGAATCCCCCGCAATACGATTTTGAGGAATTCGATACGAAACTTCAGGTCGATATCCTGTTGGCCGATTTTGAGGCTGAAGGGATAGAGGGGCTGACCTCCGCCGACATCCGTCTGGACCCGATCGGAGGAAACTTTACCCGATTTGGAACGGAATTTGGCGAGCAGGCTTCATCGGGAGCGGCGCTCTTTGTGAATCAGTTGATCCAGCTCGCTCGTATGGTGGATGAAGGTGAAGAACTCAAAGGGGCGGCGTTCTATTCGGCCTTTGCGCTTACGGACTATATCCCCCCGGATGAAAATGGGCCTTTCGATGATGGATTCTGGTCGCCCGCCTTTGCCGGCGATTCCAACTGGTGGACCGAACCGTATTACGAAGATAAATACATGACCCCCTCCGGAACCGCCTTCCATCTCGTGAATCAGTTTGTTGCCGATGATGTTGAGGTTTTGCCGATCCCCTCCGGGAGCCGGGCCTTCCAGTTGATGCTGGGAAGGGATATGCCGGGTGAGTCAATTTTGTTGTTGGCGGCCAACTATGACAATGCACCTGCAAGTGTTGACCTGAACGTTCAAAATCTCCCTCTCGGTCAATGGGTACTCGATGAGGCCTATCAGGTCGACGAAACCGCGCGGCCGCTTGCGGAGTTGCCCAATTTTCGGGATCTTCCCGCGGATCCTCCCCGGATCGAGAACGGCACGGTCCATTTCCGGATTCCGCCGTTTGGCGTGCGGTATCTCCGTTTCCGGAGAACGAATTACATCATAGATCCAATAGAGGAATAGGTCGGAAATCGCACAAGATGATTGTTCTGGTTGATGAAATCTCATGAACCAACATGATGTTGACACATTATGTTGGTTCATTTAGAATGCAGTCAGGTATGAAACAAGTCGGCAAACGGCAGTTTACCCTGCATACCAGCAGGTACCTGAAACGGGTTGAACAGACAGGCGAGGAATTGGTTATTACCGATCGGAATAATCCCTGCCTGAAAGTCATTCCGCTTAGACGAAAGATGGTTAGTGATCTGCGGGGCCTGATTACCACCGTCAAAGCGAAAGGCGGCATCAACAGTCCAATTTTACCGGCCTTAAACAAATGGTAGTCCTCGACACCTGCTGTCTGATTGAACTTTGTAAGATCCGGCCATCCGTCTCCGATTCTGTCCGGCAACGCATTGAAAAAGGAGCTGTTGTCCTTTCCGTTTCTTTTGCCGAAATCGCCCTTAAGCTGAAAAAAAAGAGGCTGGATATCAATCTCACGGGAGAAGAGCTTTATCGTTCCTATCGTGAAATTCCGGAGATTCAAATTGTCGATATCGGTTGTCCTGAGTGGTTCGATGCGATCAATCTCAATTGGCGGCACCAGGACCCCGCAGACCGGTTGATTGTGGGTTACGCCAAAAGGATGAATTTTCCGATTGTAACCACCGATCGGGGCATCAAGA is a genomic window containing:
- a CDS encoding type II toxin-antitoxin system VapC family toxin; the encoded protein is MVVLDTCCLIELCKIRPSVSDSVRQRIEKGAVVLSVSFAEIALKLKKKRLDINLTGEELYRSYREIPEIQIVDIGCPEWFDAINLNWRHQDPADRLIVGYAKRMNFPIVTTDRGIKKFHVEVLW